The Falco naumanni isolate bFalNau1 chromosome 1, bFalNau1.pat, whole genome shotgun sequence genome window below encodes:
- the FAM114A1 gene encoding protein NOXP20 isoform X2: MSEDVCDGIPSEENPEVMEVPNSEILPNKSVSHLVEAEILHESSQDEHGRATQSASNRQEGDVFINDNPLTEKIIESLPSNGEATEDMPTECNETVSLDTEPVSEDTLHEESSPATDSSSKASRWGAWGTWGKSLLSSASATVGHGITAVKEKAGTTLGIHNTSSASSETAVPPAAETPIIQAEDSLDQSSSENTPSSPSSGSRGMLSAFTHAVQNTGKSVLSGGLDALEFIGKTTMNVLAESDPGFKRTKTLMARTVSLSQLLREAKEKEKQRRAQQVTVERTAHYGLLFDEFQGLSHLEALEILSNESEAQIQSYLATLDGEQLETVKNDLIAIKEIFVPKESDDEVVQAQKDTGEEFVSMLTELLFELHVAATPDKLNKARKKAHEWLEEASFSTPVDTEEKLKEKPGEPGEEKIEKEDKIDSDKTEVDKNKTVEEIYMLSIESLAEVTARCIEQLHKVAELILHGQEVEKTAQDQAKVLTNLTSAMCNEVSSLSKKFSDSVTAVGSSMKAEVLNPIINSVLLEGCNSTTYIQDAFQLLLPVLQISHIQTSCLKAQE; the protein is encoded by the exons ATGTCTGAAGACGTATGTGATGGCATCCCATCTGAAGAAAATCCTGAAGTAATGGAAGTGCCCAACAGTGAGATATTGCCTAACAAGTCAGTATCACACCTTGTGGAAGCTGAGATCTTGCATGAGTCTTCACAAGATGAACATGGACGGGCCACTCAGAGTGCCAGTAATAGACAAGAAGGAGACGTATTTATTAATGATAACCCtttgactgaaaaaataattgaaagtcTGCCTTCCAACGGAGAGGCGACTGAAGACATGCCCACTGAGTGCAATGAGACTGTAAGCCTTGATACAGAACCTGTATCTGAAGACACACTGCATGAAGAAAGCAGCCCA GCCACAGACTCCTCATCTAAAGCAAGTAGATGGGGAGCTTGGGGTACCTGGGGAAAGTCTCTTCTGTCATCAGCTTCTGCCACAGTGG GTCATGGCATAAcagcagtgaaggaaaaagcaggaacTACCCTAGGAATTCATAACACAAGTTCAGCATCTTCGGAAACAGCAgtgcctcctgcagctgaaaCACCAATTATAC AAGCAGAAGATTCTCTGGACCAAAGCTCATCTGAGAATActccttcttctccttcgtCTGGATCTCGTGGCATGTTGTCAGCTTTCACTCATGCTGTACAGAACACA GGGAAAAGTGTGTTATCTGGAGGCTTAGATGCTTTGGAATTTATTGGGAAGACAACCATGAATGTCCTTGCAGAAAGTGATCCTGGATTTAAGAGAACCAAAACACTGATGGCAAGAACAGTTTCTCTATCTCAG CTGTTGAGagaagctaaagaaaaagagaaacagaggcGGGCCCAGCAAGTTACAGTTGAAAGAACAGCACATTATGGACTACTTTTTGATGAATTCCAAGGTTTGTCTCATCTTGAAGCTCTGGAAATCCTGTCAAATGAAAGTGAAGCTCAG ATTCAGTCATATTTAGCAACACTTGATGGAGAGCAGTTGGAGACCGTGAAAAATGATTTAATTGCtataaaagagatttttgttcCAAAGGAATCAGATGATGAAGTGGTGCAGGCACAGAAAG ATACGGGAGAAGAGTTTGTCAGCATGCTCACTGAACTGCTGTTTGAATTGCACGTTGCTGCTACTCCTGACAAGCTTAATAAG GCTAGGAAAAAAGCTCATGAGTGGCTGGAAGAAGCCAGTTTTTCTACCCCAGTAGACACAGAAGagaagctaaaagaaaaacctgGGGAACCTGGTGAAGAAAAGAttgaaaaagaagataaaattgaCAGTGATAAAACAGAAGtagataaaaacaaaactgtggaG GAAATATACATGCTCTCCATTGAAAGTCTGGCTGAGGTAACTGCTCGTTGTATTGAACAGCTTCATAAAGTAGCAGAATTAATTCTGCATGGGCAAGAAGTAGAAAAAACAGCTCAAGATCAAGCAAAAGTACTGACAAA tttaaCAAGTGCCATGTGCAATGAAGTTTCATCTTTATCAAAGAAGTTTTCTGATTCTGTAACAGCAGTTGGG AGCAGTATGAAGGCAGAGGTTCTTAACCCCATCATCAACAGTGTGCTATTAGAG GGTTGCAACAGCACTACTTACATTCAGGATGCTTTCCAGCTATTGCTTCCAGTTCTGCAAATTTCACATATCCAAACCAGTTGTTTGAAAGCACAAGAGTGA
- the FAM114A1 gene encoding protein NOXP20 isoform X1 → MSEDVCDGIPSEENPEVMEVPNSEILPNKSVSHLVEAEILHESSQDEHGRATQSASNRQEGDVFINDNPLTEKIIESLPSNGEATEDMPTECNETVSLDTEPVSEDTLHEESSPATDSSSKASRWGAWGTWGKSLLSSASATVGHGITAVKEKAGTTLGIHNTSSASSETAVPPAAETPIIQAEDSLDQSSSENTPSSPSSGSRGMLSAFTHAVQNTGKSVLSGGLDALEFIGKTTMNVLAESDPGFKRTKTLMARTVSLSQLLREAKEKEKQRRAQQVTVERTAHYGLLFDEFQGLSHLEALEILSNESEAQIQSYLATLDGEQLETVKNDLIAIKEIFVPKESDDEVVQAQKVDTGEEFVSMLTELLFELHVAATPDKLNKARKKAHEWLEEASFSTPVDTEEKLKEKPGEPGEEKIEKEDKIDSDKTEVDKNKTVEEIYMLSIESLAEVTARCIEQLHKVAELILHGQEVEKTAQDQAKVLTNLTSAMCNEVSSLSKKFSDSVTAVGSSMKAEVLNPIINSVLLEGCNSTTYIQDAFQLLLPVLQISHIQTSCLKAQE, encoded by the exons ATGTCTGAAGACGTATGTGATGGCATCCCATCTGAAGAAAATCCTGAAGTAATGGAAGTGCCCAACAGTGAGATATTGCCTAACAAGTCAGTATCACACCTTGTGGAAGCTGAGATCTTGCATGAGTCTTCACAAGATGAACATGGACGGGCCACTCAGAGTGCCAGTAATAGACAAGAAGGAGACGTATTTATTAATGATAACCCtttgactgaaaaaataattgaaagtcTGCCTTCCAACGGAGAGGCGACTGAAGACATGCCCACTGAGTGCAATGAGACTGTAAGCCTTGATACAGAACCTGTATCTGAAGACACACTGCATGAAGAAAGCAGCCCA GCCACAGACTCCTCATCTAAAGCAAGTAGATGGGGAGCTTGGGGTACCTGGGGAAAGTCTCTTCTGTCATCAGCTTCTGCCACAGTGG GTCATGGCATAAcagcagtgaaggaaaaagcaggaacTACCCTAGGAATTCATAACACAAGTTCAGCATCTTCGGAAACAGCAgtgcctcctgcagctgaaaCACCAATTATAC AAGCAGAAGATTCTCTGGACCAAAGCTCATCTGAGAATActccttcttctccttcgtCTGGATCTCGTGGCATGTTGTCAGCTTTCACTCATGCTGTACAGAACACA GGGAAAAGTGTGTTATCTGGAGGCTTAGATGCTTTGGAATTTATTGGGAAGACAACCATGAATGTCCTTGCAGAAAGTGATCCTGGATTTAAGAGAACCAAAACACTGATGGCAAGAACAGTTTCTCTATCTCAG CTGTTGAGagaagctaaagaaaaagagaaacagaggcGGGCCCAGCAAGTTACAGTTGAAAGAACAGCACATTATGGACTACTTTTTGATGAATTCCAAGGTTTGTCTCATCTTGAAGCTCTGGAAATCCTGTCAAATGAAAGTGAAGCTCAG ATTCAGTCATATTTAGCAACACTTGATGGAGAGCAGTTGGAGACCGTGAAAAATGATTTAATTGCtataaaagagatttttgttcCAAAGGAATCAGATGATGAAGTGGTGCAGGCACAGAAAG taGATACGGGAGAAGAGTTTGTCAGCATGCTCACTGAACTGCTGTTTGAATTGCACGTTGCTGCTACTCCTGACAAGCTTAATAAG GCTAGGAAAAAAGCTCATGAGTGGCTGGAAGAAGCCAGTTTTTCTACCCCAGTAGACACAGAAGagaagctaaaagaaaaacctgGGGAACCTGGTGAAGAAAAGAttgaaaaagaagataaaattgaCAGTGATAAAACAGAAGtagataaaaacaaaactgtggaG GAAATATACATGCTCTCCATTGAAAGTCTGGCTGAGGTAACTGCTCGTTGTATTGAACAGCTTCATAAAGTAGCAGAATTAATTCTGCATGGGCAAGAAGTAGAAAAAACAGCTCAAGATCAAGCAAAAGTACTGACAAA tttaaCAAGTGCCATGTGCAATGAAGTTTCATCTTTATCAAAGAAGTTTTCTGATTCTGTAACAGCAGTTGGG AGCAGTATGAAGGCAGAGGTTCTTAACCCCATCATCAACAGTGTGCTATTAGAG GGTTGCAACAGCACTACTTACATTCAGGATGCTTTCCAGCTATTGCTTCCAGTTCTGCAAATTTCACATATCCAAACCAGTTGTTTGAAAGCACAAGAGTGA